The Nocardioides humi genome includes a region encoding these proteins:
- a CDS encoding ABC transporter ATP-binding protein: MSLAQDHAVEVDGLVMRYGDTVAVDDLSLTVDRGTVTAVLGPNGAGKTTTLETCEGYRRPQGGTVRVLGLDPVRERSALLPRIGVMLQSGGAWSGARAEEMLRHLARLHAHPQDVGLLMERLALHECGRTPYRRLSGGQQQRLGLALALVGRPELVFVDEPTAGMDPQIRRAVWELLEELRADGVTVVLTTHYLEEAERLADRVHILDRGRLVASGTPLELTRGGTVATIRIVVTQPFPPGAPEALVKELGEGTELTVLDPLSLQLSGPADSTTLATVASWCATHDVLPESLSLGQRNLEDVFLELTGREELR, encoded by the coding sequence TGGTGATGAGGTACGGCGACACGGTCGCCGTCGACGACCTGTCGCTGACCGTCGACCGGGGCACCGTCACCGCCGTCCTGGGTCCCAACGGCGCCGGGAAGACCACGACGCTGGAGACCTGCGAGGGCTATCGCCGGCCGCAGGGCGGCACCGTGCGCGTGCTCGGCCTCGACCCGGTCCGCGAGCGGTCGGCGCTGCTGCCGCGGATCGGGGTGATGCTGCAGTCGGGCGGCGCCTGGAGCGGCGCCCGGGCCGAGGAGATGCTCCGCCACCTCGCCCGGCTGCACGCGCACCCGCAGGACGTCGGCCTGCTCATGGAGCGGCTCGCGCTGCACGAGTGCGGCCGGACGCCGTACCGGCGCCTGTCCGGCGGTCAGCAGCAGCGCCTGGGCCTCGCGCTCGCGCTCGTCGGGCGCCCCGAGCTGGTGTTCGTCGACGAGCCGACCGCCGGCATGGACCCGCAGATCCGGCGGGCCGTGTGGGAGCTGCTCGAGGAGCTGCGCGCCGACGGCGTGACCGTCGTGCTGACCACGCACTACCTCGAGGAGGCCGAGCGGCTCGCCGACCGGGTGCACATCCTCGACCGCGGCCGGCTGGTCGCCAGCGGCACGCCGCTGGAGCTGACCCGCGGCGGCACCGTCGCCACCATCCGGATCGTCGTCACCCAGCCGTTCCCGCCCGGGGCGCCCGAGGCCCTCGTGAAGGAGCTCGGCGAGGGCACCGAGCTCACCGTGCTCGACCCGCTCAGCCTCCAGCTGTCAGGACCGGCCGACAGCACCACGCTCGCCACCGTCGCGAGCTGGTGCGCGACCCACGACGTGCTGCCCGAGTCGCTGTCGCTGGGCCAGCGCAACCTGGAGGACGTGTTCCTCGAGCTCACCGGCAGGGAGGAGCTCCGATGA
- a CDS encoding ABC transporter permease, with the protein MSSTFAPAPGAAPVVRQLLTQAGMEARLMLRNGEQLLLAVVIPVIVLVGAVRGAERVGLDLDGRPIDVLTPGVLALAVMSTAFTSLAIATGFERRYGVLKRLGTAPLSRTTLLGGKVLALLLVEAFQFVVIGGVGLALGWSGPSGAGGVLALLLAALCGTAAFASLGMLLAGSLRAEATLAAANLVYLLLLAGGAVILPVTMYGGLGDVVRWLPSGALGEAVRSACDGAVAVRDLVVLLAWAGLGSALTARTFKWE; encoded by the coding sequence ATGAGCAGCACCTTCGCCCCGGCGCCGGGAGCCGCGCCCGTCGTCCGCCAGCTGCTGACGCAGGCCGGCATGGAGGCACGGCTCATGCTGCGCAACGGCGAGCAGCTGCTGCTCGCCGTCGTCATCCCCGTGATCGTGCTCGTCGGCGCGGTCCGCGGCGCCGAGCGGGTCGGGCTCGACCTCGACGGCCGCCCGATCGACGTCCTCACTCCCGGGGTGCTCGCGCTCGCCGTGATGTCGACCGCCTTCACCTCGCTCGCGATCGCCACCGGCTTCGAGCGGCGCTACGGCGTCCTCAAGCGGCTGGGCACCGCCCCCCTCTCCCGGACCACGCTGCTGGGCGGCAAGGTGCTCGCGCTGCTGCTCGTCGAGGCGTTCCAGTTCGTCGTCATCGGCGGGGTCGGGCTCGCCCTCGGCTGGTCCGGCCCGTCCGGCGCGGGCGGCGTCCTCGCCCTCCTGCTCGCCGCGCTGTGCGGTACGGCCGCCTTCGCCTCGCTCGGCATGCTGCTCGCCGGCTCGCTGCGGGCCGAGGCCACGCTCGCCGCCGCCAACCTGGTCTACCTCCTGCTGCTGGCCGGCGGCGCCGTGATCCTGCCCGTCACCATGTACGGCGGGCTCGGCGACGTCGTGCGCTGGCTGCCCTCCGGGGCCCTCGGCGAGGCGGTCCGCTCCGCGTGCGACGGCGCGGTCGCCGTCCGCGATCTCGTGGTGCTCCTCGCCTGGGCCGGGCTCGGCTCCGCCCTGACCGCCCGTACCTTCAAGTGGGAGTGA
- a CDS encoding COX15/CtaA family protein, whose product MSTTTRLADLQRVVGARLVPLAWANLVANIGIVVTGGAVRLTGSGLGCPTWPKCTDESYTAHGALGIHGVIEFGNRLLTYVLLVIALAFVVAAWQRGGRVRTLALVVLAGIPAQAVVGGITVLTDLNPWIVAFHLLVSMAMVAVCVWILDELTGPVRAAASGPSLRLAWATFAAGWVVLWLGTVVTGSGPHSGDLDSKRTGLDPEVVSHVHGVSVGVLVLSTIALLVVAHRRGERVLAMFAGVLLAVELAQGLLGYVQFFTDLPEILVGLHMLGAALVSAGLARVVVTTRPRR is encoded by the coding sequence GTGAGCACCACGACCCGACTGGCCGACCTGCAGCGCGTCGTCGGCGCGCGCCTGGTGCCGCTCGCGTGGGCCAACCTCGTCGCGAACATCGGCATTGTGGTGACCGGCGGCGCCGTGCGGCTCACCGGCTCCGGGCTCGGCTGCCCGACCTGGCCGAAGTGCACCGACGAGTCCTACACCGCCCACGGCGCGCTCGGCATCCACGGCGTGATCGAGTTCGGCAACCGGCTGCTCACCTACGTCCTCCTCGTCATCGCCCTCGCCTTCGTGGTCGCGGCCTGGCAGCGCGGCGGCCGCGTGCGCACCCTCGCGCTCGTCGTCCTGGCGGGCATCCCGGCCCAGGCCGTCGTCGGCGGCATCACCGTGCTCACCGACCTCAACCCGTGGATCGTCGCCTTCCACCTGCTCGTGTCGATGGCCATGGTCGCGGTCTGCGTGTGGATCCTCGACGAGCTCACCGGCCCCGTACGCGCGGCGGCGTCCGGGCCGTCGCTCCGCTTGGCGTGGGCGACCTTCGCCGCCGGCTGGGTCGTGCTCTGGCTCGGCACCGTGGTCACCGGCTCGGGCCCGCACTCCGGCGACCTCGACTCCAAGCGCACCGGTCTCGACCCCGAGGTCGTCTCCCACGTCCACGGCGTCTCCGTCGGCGTACTCGTGCTCTCGACGATCGCCCTCCTGGTCGTCGCGCACCGGCGGGGCGAGCGGGTCCTCGCGATGTTCGCCGGCGTGCTCCTGGCCGTCGAGCTTGCGCAGGGACTGCTCGGCTACGTCCAGTTCTTCACCGACCTGCCCGAGATCCTGGTCGGCCTGCACATGCTCGGCGCCGCGCTCGTCTCCGCCGGCCTGGCCCGGGTGGTCGTCACCACGCGGCCGCGGCGCTGA
- a CDS encoding heme o synthase — translation MTYVDPTSPELLAGDEGPHRATFRDVVMAYVGLTKPRVIELLLLTTVPVMFFAARGVPPLGLVLATVVGGTLSAGSASVFNCVYDRDIDEQMRRTRRRALPRHIVSPGAALVFGVVLGVLSTVILAVWVNPLSAVLSVSANAFYVFVYTMLLKRRTTQNIVWGGIAGCFPALIGWTAVTGELSWVPVVLFAVVFFWTPPHTWALALRYREDYAQVDVPMLPVVKPARVVALQIVVYSWVMVATSLLLWPVADTGPLYPVAAGVLGGVFLAQAHGLHRRAKTSNELSVLQPMRLFHSSNLYLSLLFVAVAIDPLLH, via the coding sequence GTGACCTACGTCGACCCGACCAGCCCCGAGCTGCTCGCCGGAGACGAGGGACCGCACCGGGCCACCTTCCGCGATGTCGTCATGGCGTACGTCGGCCTCACCAAGCCGCGCGTGATCGAGCTGCTGCTGCTCACCACCGTGCCGGTGATGTTCTTCGCCGCGCGGGGCGTGCCGCCGCTGGGCCTGGTCCTGGCCACCGTCGTCGGCGGGACGCTGTCCGCCGGCTCCGCCTCGGTGTTCAACTGCGTCTACGACCGCGACATCGACGAGCAGATGCGGCGTACCCGCCGCCGGGCGCTGCCGCGCCACATCGTCTCGCCGGGTGCCGCGCTGGTCTTCGGCGTGGTGCTCGGTGTGCTGTCGACGGTGATCCTGGCCGTCTGGGTCAACCCGCTGTCGGCGGTGCTGTCGGTGAGCGCGAACGCGTTCTACGTGTTCGTCTACACGATGCTGCTCAAGCGCCGGACCACCCAGAACATCGTCTGGGGCGGCATCGCCGGCTGCTTCCCGGCGCTGATCGGCTGGACCGCCGTGACCGGCGAGCTCTCGTGGGTCCCGGTGGTGCTGTTCGCCGTGGTCTTCTTCTGGACCCCGCCCCACACCTGGGCGCTGGCGCTGCGCTACCGCGAGGACTACGCGCAGGTCGACGTCCCCATGCTCCCGGTGGTCAAGCCGGCCCGGGTCGTGGCGCTGCAGATCGTCGTCTACAGCTGGGTGATGGTCGCGACCTCGCTGCTGCTGTGGCCCGTCGCCGACACCGGCCCGCTCTACCCCGTCGCGGCCGGCGTCCTCGGCGGCGTCTTCCTGGCCCAGGCCCACGGCCTGCACCGCCGCGCCAAGACGTCGAACGAGCTGAGCGTGCTCCAGCCGATGCGGCTGTTCCACTCGTCGAACCTGTACCTGTCGCTGCTGTTCGTCGCTGTCGCCATCGATCCGCTGCTGCACTGA
- the tkt gene encoding transketolase, translated as MIPELEWTDLDRRAVDTARVLAMDAVQKVGNGHPGTAMSLAPAAYLLFQKVMRHDPADPAWIARDRFVLSCGHSSITLYTQLFLGGFGLELADLEALRTWGSKTPGHPEFGHTVGVEVTTGPLGQGVANAVGMAMAARREKGLLDPAAGDGPSIFDHHVYVLASDGDLEEGVSSEASSIAGTQQLGNLTVIYDANRISIEGDTHIAFNEDVAKRYEAYGWHVQTVDWTGTDHNDLANYEEDVPALYDALEAADAVTDKPSLIVLKTVIAWPAPNAQNTEAAHGSALGADEVAATKAVLGFDPDRTFEVPDDVLAHTRGLIERGKARAAEWGTAYDAWAAANPEQAALLHRLEDRRLPDGVEDALPVFEADAKGVATRAASGKVINALAPVMPELWGGSADLAGSNNTTIKDAKSFLPLDRGVEEWPADPYQGRVLHFGIREHGMGAVMNGIAVHGGTRVFGGTFLTFSDYMRGAVRVGALMQAPVIYIWTHDSIGLGEDGPTHQPIEHLAALRAIPGLDVVRPADANETAAAWLQVLRNSDRPAGLVLSRQNVPIFPRGTDGYATTDDVAKGGYVLLDAEGGQSDVVLIATGSEVQYAVAAREQLAAEGVHARVVSMPCIEWFEAQTQAYRDSVIPPTVKARVSVEAGVKQGWREYVGDAGRIVGIEHYGASADAATLFREFGFTPEAVVQAARESIAAAARD; from the coding sequence ATGATCCCGGAGCTGGAGTGGACCGATCTCGACCGCAGGGCCGTCGACACCGCGCGCGTGCTCGCCATGGACGCCGTCCAGAAGGTCGGCAACGGCCACCCCGGTACGGCGATGAGCCTGGCGCCCGCGGCGTACCTGCTGTTCCAGAAGGTCATGCGGCACGACCCCGCGGACCCCGCCTGGATCGCCCGCGACCGGTTCGTCCTCTCCTGCGGCCACTCCTCGATCACCCTCTACACCCAGCTCTTCCTCGGCGGCTTCGGCCTCGAGCTCGCCGACCTCGAGGCGCTGCGCACCTGGGGCAGCAAGACCCCCGGCCACCCGGAGTTCGGCCACACGGTCGGCGTCGAGGTCACCACCGGCCCGCTCGGCCAGGGCGTCGCCAACGCGGTCGGCATGGCCATGGCCGCGCGCCGGGAGAAGGGCCTGCTCGACCCCGCGGCCGGCGACGGCCCCTCGATCTTCGACCACCACGTCTACGTGCTCGCCTCCGACGGCGACCTCGAGGAGGGCGTGAGCAGCGAGGCGTCCTCGATCGCCGGCACCCAGCAGCTCGGCAACCTGACCGTCATCTACGACGCCAACCGGATCTCGATCGAGGGCGACACCCACATCGCCTTCAACGAGGACGTCGCGAAGCGCTACGAGGCCTACGGCTGGCACGTCCAGACCGTCGACTGGACCGGCACCGACCACAACGATCTGGCCAACTACGAGGAGGACGTCCCGGCGCTGTACGACGCCCTCGAGGCCGCCGACGCGGTCACCGACAAGCCGTCCCTCATCGTGCTCAAGACCGTGATCGCCTGGCCCGCGCCCAACGCCCAGAACACCGAGGCCGCCCACGGCTCGGCGCTCGGCGCCGACGAGGTCGCCGCCACCAAGGCGGTGCTCGGCTTCGACCCCGACCGGACCTTCGAGGTGCCCGACGACGTCCTGGCCCACACCCGGGGGCTGATCGAGCGCGGCAAGGCGCGGGCCGCCGAGTGGGGCACGGCGTACGACGCCTGGGCCGCCGCGAACCCCGAGCAGGCCGCCCTGCTCCACCGCCTCGAGGACCGCCGCCTGCCCGACGGCGTCGAGGACGCGCTGCCCGTCTTCGAGGCCGACGCCAAGGGCGTCGCCACCCGCGCCGCCTCCGGCAAGGTCATCAACGCCCTCGCCCCCGTCATGCCGGAGCTGTGGGGCGGCTCGGCCGACCTCGCCGGCTCCAACAACACGACCATCAAGGACGCCAAGTCCTTCCTCCCCCTCGACCGCGGGGTCGAGGAGTGGCCGGCCGACCCCTACCAGGGACGGGTGCTGCACTTCGGCATCCGCGAGCACGGCATGGGCGCGGTCATGAACGGCATCGCCGTCCACGGCGGCACCCGCGTCTTCGGCGGCACCTTCCTGACCTTCTCCGACTACATGCGCGGCGCGGTCCGGGTCGGCGCGCTGATGCAGGCGCCGGTCATCTACATCTGGACCCACGACTCCATCGGGCTCGGCGAGGACGGCCCCACCCACCAGCCGATCGAGCACCTCGCGGCCCTGCGCGCGATCCCCGGCCTCGACGTAGTCCGGCCCGCCGACGCCAACGAGACCGCCGCCGCCTGGCTCCAGGTCCTCCGCAACAGCGACCGCCCGGCCGGCCTGGTCCTGAGCCGCCAGAACGTCCCGATCTTCCCCCGCGGCACCGACGGGTACGCCACGACCGACGATGTGGCCAAGGGCGGCTACGTGCTGCTCGACGCCGAGGGCGGCCAGTCCGACGTCGTCCTCATCGCGACCGGCTCCGAGGTCCAGTACGCCGTCGCCGCCCGCGAGCAGCTCGCCGCCGAGGGCGTCCACGCCCGGGTCGTCTCGATGCCGTGCATCGAGTGGTTCGAGGCGCAGACCCAGGCCTACCGCGACTCCGTGATCCCGCCGACCGTCAAGGCCCGGGTCTCCGTCGAGGCCGGCGTGAAGCAGGGCTGGCGCGAGTACGTCGGCGACGCCGGCCGGATCGTCGGCATCGAGCACTACGGCGCGAGCGCCGACGCCGCCACCCTGTTCCGCGAGTTCGGCTTCACGCCGGAGGCCGTCGTGCAGGCGGCCCGCGAGAGCATCGCGGCGGCAGCCCGCGACTGA